A stretch of the Carassius carassius chromosome 6, fCarCar2.1, whole genome shotgun sequence genome encodes the following:
- the LOC132142044 gene encoding CD209 antigen-like protein C isoform X1, with translation MNLEDIYANVERRDIGSTTGAQTLSHGQNERKDLKHRGSRYLVLISVGLGLVCVLLLVFIILLNITITAERDLIKSYKNTVEEFNQTINSLQDNYTDLMTEKQQLQKNFNSLSQKNLELETRVKDLTAEKKQLRRDFDSLNMKGLVNFFMSTELSWSDSRQYCRDRGADLVIINTEEKQRFISSLVKERVWIGLSDRENEGIMKWVDNSPLKQGFWSTGEPNNANNEDCIEMNVNREKPGWSPPLNSWNDISCSVKKKGICEK, from the exons ATGAATTTAGAGGATATTTATGCAAATGTTGAACGCAGAGATATTGGGAGCACAACTGGAGCGCAAACTCTGAGTCACGGCCAGAATGAAAGAAAAGATCTAAAACACA GAGGAAGTAGATATTTGGTGTTGATCTCAGTGGGTCTCGGGCTTGTTTGTGTTCTTCTGCTGGTCTTCATCATACTGCTCAACATCACCATCACAGCAGAGAGAGACCTGATAAAGAGTTACAAGAACACCGTTGAAGAGTTCAATCAAACCATCAACAGCTTACAGGACAATTATACTGATCTAATGACTGAAAAACAACAACTGCAGAAAAACTTCAACTCTTTGAGTCAGAAGAACCTGGAGCTGGAGACCAGAGTGAAAGATCTCACTGCTGAGAAAAAACAGTTACGGAGAGATTTTGACTCTTTGAATATGAAGGGCCTAGTTAATTTCTTCATGTCCACTGAGTTGAGCTGGTCTGACAGCAGACAGTACTGCAGGGATCGTGGAGCTGATCTGGTCATTATCAACACTGAAGAGaagcag AGGTTCATATCTTCATTAGTCAAGGAAAGAGTGTGGATTGGTTTGTCTGACAGAGAGAACGAGGGCATCATGAAATGGGTGGATAATTCACCACTGAAACAAGG GTTTTGGTCAACGGGCGAGCCAAACAACGCTAACAATGAGGACTGTATTGAAATGAATGTTAATAGAGAGAAGCCGGGATGGTCACCGCCGCTGAACAGCTGGAATGATATTTCATGCTCCGTGAAGAAAAAGGGGATTTGTGAAAAATAG